In Pirellulales bacterium, one DNA window encodes the following:
- the metH gene encoding methionine synthase has product MAAAEQKQDREVLECLLAERILILDGAMGTMVHALKFNESDFRGPQFAGHTKDLKNFIDILSITQPEAIENIHRQYLEAGADIIETNTFGATSVAMSDFELESQVRELNLAAAALARRAADDFSARTPEKPRFVAGSIGPTNRQLSIAGNVHDPGYRAVTFDEMVATYYEQVEALVDGGVDLLLPETAFDTLVLKACLFAIEKYFDDRQVRLPVMASFTIFQGGRTLSAQTVEACWTSISHANLLSVGMNCALGPEHIRPYVEELSQIASVYVSCYPNAGLPNAFGGFDETPEMMAATLGEFARQGWLNIVGGCCGTTPRHIRAIAQAVEGQAPRVRARPEPLTRLSGLETLTIRPESNFIMIGERTNVTGSKKFAKLVLNGQFEEAVAVARGQVEGGANIVDVNMDEAMLDGEAAMTRFLNLIAAESDVSRVPIMIDSSKWSVIEAGLKCVQGKSIVNSISLKEGEEQFLHYARLVRRYGAAVVVMAFDEQGQATTVEDKVRICRRAFKLLTEKVGMPATDIIFDPNILTVATGIEEHNRYAINFIEATRQIKQVCPGVKVSGGVSNISFSFRGNDVVREAMHSAFLYHAIRAGLDMGIVNAGQLAVYEDIPPELRERVEDVLFDRRPDATERLVEFAETVKRQGGKQAGADLAWRNAPVDERLSHALVRGIVDYIDADVEEARQKYPTGLSIIEGPLMAGMQVVGDLFGAGKMFLPQVVKSARVMKKAVAYLLPFMEAEKAASGQSDAPRGTILMATVKGDVHDIGKNIVGVVLACNNYRIIDLGVMVPCERILETAVKEGVDLIGLSGLITPSLDEMVHVAKEMERQQFTTPLLIGGATTSAKHTAVKIAPSYSRATVHVLDASRSVGVVEQLLNPKSKDDFDRKNRAEQDRLAAAYHERQSVHLVPYAQAVAARFQTDWTNVRIDAPSFLGTRVHNEFPLDELVRYIDWSPFFAAWELRGKYPKIFDDAEVGGEARKLFDDATRLLDEIVAKKLLQARGVYGFWPAASVGDDVAVYDDESRAAERVRFHTLRQQWERKGTAAFYALADFVAPADSGRRDYLGAFAVTTGHGTDELVHRFEADHDDYQAIMAKALADRLAEAFAERLHELARREWGYGREERLTNDDLIDEKYRGIRPAPGYPACPDHTEKGILFDLLDAERATGIRLTENFAMYPAASVSGLYFAHPAARYFSVDRITRDQVEDYARRKGMTVAEVERWLSPNLGYEP; this is encoded by the coding sequence ATGGCCGCCGCAGAACAAAAACAGGACCGCGAAGTGCTCGAATGCCTGCTGGCCGAGCGCATTCTCATCCTCGACGGAGCGATGGGCACGATGGTCCATGCGCTCAAATTCAACGAAAGCGACTTCCGCGGCCCGCAGTTCGCCGGACACACCAAGGACCTCAAAAACTTCATCGATATCCTCTCGATCACGCAGCCGGAGGCGATCGAGAACATTCATCGTCAGTATCTCGAGGCCGGCGCCGACATCATCGAGACGAATACCTTCGGCGCCACCTCGGTGGCAATGTCCGATTTCGAACTCGAATCCCAGGTGCGCGAACTGAATCTGGCGGCGGCGGCATTGGCCCGCCGGGCGGCCGACGATTTCTCTGCCCGAACGCCGGAAAAACCGCGCTTCGTGGCCGGTTCCATCGGCCCCACCAACCGGCAGCTTTCGATTGCCGGCAACGTCCACGATCCCGGTTACCGGGCGGTCACGTTCGACGAGATGGTGGCCACCTATTACGAGCAGGTCGAGGCGCTGGTCGACGGTGGAGTCGATCTGCTGTTGCCCGAAACGGCCTTCGACACGCTGGTGCTCAAGGCCTGCCTGTTCGCCATCGAGAAGTATTTCGACGATCGCCAGGTGCGGTTGCCGGTGATGGCGTCGTTCACCATTTTCCAAGGCGGGCGGACGCTCTCGGCACAGACGGTGGAGGCGTGCTGGACGTCGATCTCGCACGCCAACCTGCTGAGCGTCGGCATGAACTGCGCGCTGGGGCCCGAGCACATTCGGCCGTATGTCGAAGAGCTGTCGCAGATCGCATCGGTGTACGTGAGCTGCTATCCCAACGCCGGCCTGCCGAACGCCTTTGGCGGCTTCGATGAAACGCCCGAAATGATGGCGGCCACGCTCGGCGAATTCGCCCGGCAAGGTTGGCTGAATATCGTCGGCGGATGTTGCGGCACGACTCCGCGGCACATTCGCGCCATCGCCCAGGCGGTCGAAGGCCAGGCTCCCCGCGTGCGTGCCAGGCCCGAACCGCTTACGCGCCTGAGCGGCCTGGAGACGCTCACCATCCGCCCCGAAAGCAACTTCATCATGATCGGCGAGCGGACCAACGTCACCGGCTCGAAGAAGTTCGCCAAGCTCGTGCTGAACGGGCAGTTCGAAGAAGCCGTAGCCGTGGCCCGCGGCCAGGTGGAAGGCGGCGCCAACATCGTCGACGTCAACATGGACGAGGCGATGCTCGACGGTGAAGCCGCCATGACGCGGTTCCTGAACCTGATCGCCGCCGAGAGCGACGTCAGCCGCGTGCCGATCATGATCGACAGCTCGAAGTGGTCGGTGATCGAGGCGGGCCTGAAGTGCGTGCAAGGCAAGTCGATCGTCAACTCCATCAGCCTCAAGGAAGGCGAGGAGCAGTTCCTGCATTATGCTCGGCTCGTCCGCCGTTACGGCGCGGCCGTGGTGGTGATGGCCTTCGACGAACAGGGCCAGGCCACCACAGTCGAAGACAAGGTCCGCATCTGCCGCCGGGCATTCAAGCTGCTGACCGAAAAGGTTGGCATGCCCGCGACCGACATCATTTTCGACCCCAACATCCTCACGGTGGCCACCGGCATCGAAGAGCACAACCGTTACGCCATCAACTTCATCGAGGCCACGCGGCAGATCAAGCAGGTTTGTCCGGGAGTGAAGGTGTCGGGCGGGGTAAGCAATATTTCGTTTTCGTTCCGCGGCAACGACGTGGTGCGCGAGGCCATGCACTCGGCGTTCTTATACCACGCCATTCGGGCCGGCCTCGACATGGGCATCGTCAACGCCGGCCAGCTCGCCGTCTATGAAGATATTCCGCCGGAGTTGCGTGAGCGGGTCGAAGACGTGCTGTTCGACCGCCGGCCCGACGCCACCGAGCGGCTCGTGGAGTTTGCCGAGACCGTCAAGCGGCAAGGCGGCAAGCAGGCCGGTGCCGACCTGGCCTGGCGCAACGCGCCGGTGGATGAGCGGCTCTCGCACGCCCTGGTGCGCGGCATCGTCGATTACATCGACGCCGACGTGGAGGAAGCCCGGCAAAAATATCCGACCGGCCTGTCGATCATCGAAGGGCCGCTGATGGCCGGCATGCAGGTGGTGGGCGATCTGTTCGGGGCCGGCAAGATGTTTCTGCCGCAGGTGGTGAAGAGTGCCCGTGTGATGAAGAAGGCCGTGGCGTATCTGCTGCCTTTTATGGAAGCCGAGAAGGCGGCCAGCGGACAAAGCGACGCCCCGCGCGGCACCATCCTGATGGCCACGGTCAAGGGCGACGTTCACGACATCGGCAAGAACATCGTGGGCGTGGTGCTGGCCTGCAACAACTATCGGATAATCGACCTGGGCGTGATGGTGCCCTGCGAGCGGATTTTGGAGACCGCCGTGAAGGAAGGCGTCGACCTGATCGGCTTGAGCGGGTTGATCACTCCCAGCCTCGACGAGATGGTCCACGTGGCCAAAGAGATGGAGCGGCAACAGTTCACCACGCCGCTGTTGATCGGCGGGGCCACGACGAGCGCCAAGCACACGGCGGTGAAGATCGCCCCGTCCTATAGCCGAGCGACGGTCCATGTGCTCGACGCCTCGCGGTCGGTCGGCGTGGTCGAGCAGTTGCTCAATCCCAAGTCGAAAGACGATTTCGATCGCAAGAACCGGGCGGAGCAAGACCGGCTCGCGGCCGCCTACCACGAGCGGCAGTCGGTCCACTTGGTGCCATACGCACAGGCAGTGGCCGCTCGTTTCCAGACCGATTGGACGAACGTCCGCATCGACGCGCCGTCGTTTCTCGGCACGCGGGTACACAACGAATTTCCGCTCGACGAGCTGGTGCGATATATCGACTGGTCGCCCTTCTTCGCCGCTTGGGAGCTGCGCGGCAAATATCCGAAGATTTTCGACGACGCCGAAGTGGGCGGCGAGGCCCGCAAGCTGTTCGACGACGCGACGCGGTTGCTGGACGAGATCGTCGCCAAAAAGCTGCTGCAAGCGCGGGGCGTGTATGGCTTCTGGCCCGCTGCATCGGTGGGCGACGATGTCGCGGTCTATGATGATGAAAGCCGCGCGGCCGAGCGAGTGCGATTTCACACGTTGCGGCAGCAGTGGGAGCGGAAGGGCACGGCGGCGTTTTACGCGCTGGCCGACTTTGTGGCGCCCGCCGACAGCGGCCGGCGCGATTATCTAGGCGCGTTCGCCGTCACCACCGGGCACGGCACCGACGAATTGGTGCATCGCTTCGAGGCCGACCACGACGACTACCAGGCGATCATGGCGAAGGCGCTGGCCGACCGGCTGGCCGAGGCGTTCGCCGAGCGGTTGCACGAACTGGCGCGGCGCGAGTGGGGTTACGGCCGCGAAGAGCGGCTTACGAACGACGACTTGATCGACGAAAAATACCGCGGCATTCGTCCGGCGCCCGGCTATCCGGCCTGTCCCGATCACACGGAGAAGGGCATCCTCTTCGATCTGCTCGATGCCGAGCGGGCCACCGGCATCCGGCTGACCGAGAATTTCGCAATGTACCCTGCCGCGAGCGTGAGCGGGCTTTACTTCGCCCATCCCGCGGCGCGTTACTTTTCCGTCGACCGCATCACGCGCGACCAGGTGGAAGACTATGCCCGGCGAAAGGGGATGACCGTGGCCGAAGTCGAGCGCTGGTTGTCGCCGAACTTGGGATACGAACCGTAA
- a CDS encoding type II toxin-antitoxin system VapC family toxin, with translation MQYLLDTNTCIAAMKNHPSVVAQMSSVAPAACAVSTITVYELYTGVEKCADPTREQSKVSRLLAAVNELTFDAQAAKEAARIRAQLESQGQMIGPYDVLLAGQAKAAGLRLVTHNTAEFSRVPGLLLEDWQTGP, from the coding sequence TTGCAATACCTGCTCGATACAAACACGTGCATTGCCGCCATGAAAAACCATCCGTCGGTGGTCGCGCAAATGTCATCCGTGGCCCCGGCGGCATGCGCGGTTTCGACGATCACGGTCTACGAGCTTTACACGGGAGTTGAAAAGTGCGCCGATCCAACTCGCGAGCAGTCCAAAGTAAGTCGGCTGCTGGCCGCGGTCAACGAGTTGACCTTTGACGCTCAGGCGGCAAAGGAGGCGGCCCGTATTCGAGCGCAGCTCGAATCGCAGGGCCAGATGATCGGCCCCTACGATGTTCTGCTGGCCGGCCAGGCAAAGGCGGCGGGGCTTCGCCTCGTGACACATAACACGGCAGAGTTCTCGCGGGTTCCAGGATTGCTGTTGGAAGATTGGCAAACGGGGCCATAG